The genomic window AGAAGCTTGTCCAGCTCGGCGGCGGCCTTCTTGGGAATGAGCCTGCCGTCGATCGCCTTGCGGGCGGCGTCGCGCAGGGACATGTTCCTTTCCTTGCAGCCGAAAATCTTCTTCAAGGCTCCCGGTCCGATTCCTCTCCGGGGAACGTTGACGATCCGTTCGAAGGAAATGTCGTCGCTCGGGTTCACGGCACAGATCAGGTAGGCATTGATGTCCTGGACTTCCCGCCGCTGGAAGAAGCCCTGCGCTCCGACCATGGTGTAGGGAACCCCGGCCGAGCGCAACGCGCGCTCGAAGGGCAGGGACGTGAATTTGGTCCGGTAGAGTATGGCGATTTCCCGGTAAGGGATATTCTCATCATTCAGGAGCTCCCGGCACCGATCGGCCACCCATTCGGCTTCCATCTGCTCGTTGTAGAATGTTTCGACCGTCACCGGTTGTCCGTCCCTGCGGCTGAAGCACTGTTTCTCGATGCGCTGCAGATTGTGAGCGATCAAACGGTCGGATGCGGTGACGATCTGCCGGGTCGACCGAAAGTTCTCCTCAAGCCTGAAGACCCTGGCCTTGGCGTATTTTTGCGGAAAGTTTATGAAATGAAATGGATTGGCGCCCCGAAACTGGTAAATGCTCTGGTAGTCGTCACCCACCACTGTCAAACGCCCGTCTTTGAGAAGCAGATCGATGATCTGGTTCTGGATTTCATTGGAATCCTGGAATTCATCCACCAGGATGTAATCGAACCGGTTGCGGTAAGCCTTTCTTATCTCGGGATATTTTTGCAGCAAATCGCGCGTGAGGAGCAAGATGTCGTCAAAATCGACGGAATTGCTTTGAGCCAGCATCTCGTTATAAATCCGGTAGGCTTCTTTTCTCCTGGGCACGCGACCGTTACTCGCCAGATAGAGAACGGGGTCGGCCGAATTCTTGGCTTTGGAAATCAGGCTGGCCGCGGCGAAAAGATAGTGGCGGTCCAGATTGAGCTCGGCGAGCACTTTTTTCAAGTGCGCCTTCTGCTGTGAGGCGTCGTGAATGAGCAGCGGCTTCCTGTAACCGAGCAGTTCGCAATGGACTTTGAGGATCTTGAAACAGGCGCTGTGGAACGTGCGGACCCACGGAAAATCTCCGGCACTCCTGCCGGTGATCTTTTCGAGCCGTGACTTCATTTCGTCGGCGGCCTTGTTGGTGAAGGTGATGGCCAGGATGCGTTCCGGGTCGTAGTGGAGGTTGTTGACCAGGTAGGCGATCTTATTCGTGAGCGTTCTGGTTTTACCGCTGCCGGCACCCGCCGTGACGATGGCCGGAGTCTCCACGTGGGAAACGGCTTCCATCTGCACGGGCGAGAGAGACTGCATGGACATGTTGCCACTCCCGAATGCGTTAAAGGTCGACGGCATTCCGTCGACGGCAGTGGAAGATACTCCGGGGGACGTCGAGGCACAAGGGGAAAGTGTTATTTCGATCGCATCACGGCATAATGCTTGTACAAATTTGCCGGGGAGCACAACGGGGGTGCGGGAAAATGCGTATCCCCCCCGCGGATGCGCCGGACGGACAGGTCGGGTTGAAATGCCTTGAAAAGAAAAGCCCGCTGACTTATGGTTCAACGAAGCATGTCCGGCAGAAAGGGAGAATGCCTGATGAAGAAGACGCTGTTTGCACTCGTTGCTCTTGCCGTTATTGTCGTCGGGTGCGGTGAGCCGGCCTTGGCCAAAGGCGGCGGCAAGGGCGGCGGGAAAGGCGCCGGCGGCGCCGCCGCGCCACGGGCGGCAAAATATAGACCACCTCAACCCGCCGTGTCGCTTGGTTCCGCCGGGTTCGCAAGCCAGTACGGGCCGGTGACGTCTTACTACGGAAGCCTTGCCAGTCAGTACGGAAGTCTGCTGAGCCAATACGGTCCGAGTATCGGTCAGACCGGGTCGAGTCCCTTGCAGGGCACTTCCACGACAGGCACCGGTCAGGGAACTCCGATCTTCGGACAATCCGACGTGTTCGCCTCCACAACGCCCGGCGCGATTCCGGGGGCCCCGGATATCCTCTCGGGTCTTTCGATGGGTTTGGATTCGGGTTTGGCCGATCTCATCCTGAGCGGACTTCAAGGGACCGCGACGGCAGGACGTCCGTCGTCGAGCCGCTTCCAGCTCCCGACAGCCGTTCAGATTCTCCCGCCGACCACTCCGGGTTCCGCCGCCGTGGGGCAGTACACTTACGACCTGTCGCTTGCACTCGCGGCTCCCCAGCTGACCTCGATCTCCGCGTTTCCGGGGCAGTATGGCACCCTGCCGTTGCAGACGGGCATGGCCGCGCTCTCCTACGGACCTCAAGCCGGGGCATACGGATTCGTCCCCGTTACCGGCGCCCTCGGCGGCACAGCGGGGCAGTACGGCTATTTCGCCGGCCAGTACGACATGACGTCGAGCCTGCAGGATCAATCCACGCAGGTTGCTTTGAGCTCGGCGGCAGTGACGGCGATCCTCGATGCGCTGTCCTCTCGGCTGCGGACGTCATCGGGACTGCCGGGAAGCACTTTGACCGGCACGGGGATCGGA from Syntrophobacter fumaroxidans MPOB includes these protein-coding regions:
- a CDS encoding ATP-dependent helicase, with protein sequence MSMQSLSPVQMEAVSHVETPAIVTAGAGSGKTRTLTNKIAYLVNNLHYDPERILAITFTNKAADEMKSRLEKITGRSAGDFPWVRTFHSACFKILKVHCELLGYRKPLLIHDASQQKAHLKKVLAELNLDRHYLFAAASLISKAKNSADPVLYLASNGRVPRRKEAYRIYNEMLAQSNSVDFDDILLLTRDLLQKYPEIRKAYRNRFDYILVDEFQDSNEIQNQIIDLLLKDGRLTVVGDDYQSIYQFRGANPFHFINFPQKYAKARVFRLEENFRSTRQIVTASDRLIAHNLQRIEKQCFSRRDGQPVTVETFYNEQMEAEWVADRCRELLNDENIPYREIAILYRTKFTSLPFERALRSAGVPYTMVGAQGFFQRREVQDINAYLICAVNPSDDISFERIVNVPRRGIGPGALKKIFGCKERNMSLRDAARKAIDGRLIPKKAAAELDKLLSLLESIAEEKPDAAMHRVMKETDYFAHLSTLSDDGDDLETRLENIKSMIYDAAGKASIPEYLEDAALIRDDQDETDNGNGVRLSTIHAAKGLEFKAVFVVAVEEGILPHRKSIETESEIELERGMEEERRLMYVAMTRASELLSLSAAATRRGELARPSPFLAETGL